A genomic region of Brevibacillus sp. JNUCC-41 contains the following coding sequences:
- a CDS encoding GNAT family N-acetyltransferase, translating into MKIRKAKEKDVIGIANVHINSWKTTYKGILPDQYLSSMNLEAKKKNWLRNLKMLHNATFVAENANGKIIGFAAGGPEQTKDPHIQGEVYAIYFLKEYQRQGLGRKMIKAVIHELIEMGHKNLIIWALKDNPSCGFYKALGGQVIAEKTVKMAGIELIEVGFGWEDIQDILLHL; encoded by the coding sequence ATGAAGATAAGGAAAGCCAAAGAAAAAGATGTAATTGGAATAGCAAATGTTCATATTAACAGCTGGAAAACGACTTATAAAGGAATCCTCCCGGACCAATATTTGTCCTCCATGAATCTGGAAGCCAAAAAGAAAAACTGGCTAAGAAATTTAAAGATGCTGCATAATGCCACCTTTGTAGCGGAAAACGCCAATGGGAAAATTATCGGTTTCGCTGCCGGCGGGCCTGAACAAACGAAGGATCCGCATATTCAAGGTGAAGTATATGCGATTTATTTTTTAAAAGAATATCAACGGCAGGGACTCGGCCGAAAAATGATAAAAGCGGTCATACATGAGCTTATTGAAATGGGACATAAGAATTTAATAATCTGGGCACTAAAGGATAATCCTTCATGCGGTTTTTACAAAGCCCTTGGCGGTCAAGTGATAGCTGAAAAAACCGTTAAAATGGCAGGCATCGAGCTCATCGAAGTCGGTTTCGGGTGGGAAGATATTCAGGATATCCTTTTGCATTTGTAA
- a CDS encoding HelD family protein: MGNHPDFEQERQRLDFTKRYIDVVIKTSETSKDQFQRNMQEAFGDADWSESGLYSQLLTTANFFEMSKTELESLRKASKKPYFARVDFERNDSDIGEVLYFGKTSLYQRESQEQIIVDWRSPIANLYYEGRIGEIEYEAEGETFSGNITLKRQLMIEEGVLEEIRDIDLTTTDELLQESLSKSSSNRLTDIITTIQEEQNKIIRADLNKPIIVQGAAGSGKTTIALHRISYFIYHYKDLFDPRQLMILAPSRVFIDYISEALPELGVEKVKQFTFSEYVQAAIGKQVKLVADDKLTRLLEKDDQEINSAVWISGLKGSPVFKYILDEYVKDIFKGFHPNADFYCDKYRLYSAKKFIRLLEEDYWYLPLYSRLDKLKAILQNEVKLKKKIMLERVVDLYDAKIEKALYRNIDPVIRKDFVTKCLDKKEERIGQIQKAIRTSVKGYFKQFKSKDLLDYYKELYEDPERLASYSNGKLTVEDASVLCEYNHKLFSVKSYELEDLGALLYLQERLFGVDKENKAKNVVIDEAQDYSFMQLQALKTAVETDMFTLVGDLAQGIHSYRGLQTWEEVHSRIFPRATYTELQKSYRTTVEIMKQANEILQLLTYDFPEVEPVVRHGKDPEFVSIEKEGWEEELIELIASLKEEGFKTFAVIAKTMKDCKLANEKLKGFHQGFHLIDEAGNIPKDKTLIVPSYQAKGLEFDVVFAISLEEAYCHGNELDIKLLYVTMTRPLHRLYFLGNEKNAFLIET, encoded by the coding sequence TTGGGTAATCACCCTGATTTTGAACAGGAACGGCAGCGGCTGGATTTTACGAAACGTTATATCGATGTAGTCATCAAAACATCAGAAACAAGCAAAGATCAGTTTCAGCGGAATATGCAAGAAGCTTTTGGCGATGCCGATTGGTCTGAATCGGGCTTATATTCACAGTTACTGACGACGGCCAACTTTTTTGAGATGTCCAAAACCGAACTTGAAAGTTTACGCAAAGCAAGTAAAAAGCCTTATTTTGCAAGAGTGGATTTCGAAAGGAATGACAGTGATATAGGCGAAGTCCTTTATTTCGGAAAAACATCGCTTTATCAGAGGGAAAGCCAGGAACAGATCATCGTCGATTGGCGATCGCCGATTGCAAACCTCTATTATGAGGGACGGATTGGTGAAATAGAATATGAAGCCGAAGGAGAGACATTCAGCGGGAATATCACTTTAAAAAGACAGCTAATGATCGAAGAAGGTGTCTTGGAGGAGATAAGGGACATTGATTTGACAACGACGGATGAATTATTGCAAGAATCCCTTTCCAAAAGTTCCAGCAATCGACTGACAGATATCATTACCACGATCCAGGAAGAACAAAATAAAATCATTCGTGCAGATTTGAATAAACCTATCATTGTCCAAGGCGCAGCGGGCAGTGGTAAAACTACAATTGCTTTACATAGGATCTCTTATTTCATTTATCACTATAAAGACCTGTTCGATCCGCGCCAATTAATGATTCTTGCTCCGAGCCGGGTTTTCATTGATTACATATCTGAAGCTTTACCTGAATTGGGTGTGGAAAAGGTAAAACAATTCACATTTTCCGAATATGTTCAGGCAGCGATAGGAAAGCAGGTGAAGCTTGTAGCGGATGATAAATTAACTCGATTGCTGGAAAAGGATGATCAAGAAATTAATTCAGCGGTCTGGATATCAGGTCTGAAGGGCTCCCCTGTCTTTAAATATATATTGGACGAATATGTAAAGGATATTTTCAAGGGTTTCCATCCTAATGCTGATTTTTATTGTGATAAATATCGCCTCTATTCCGCTAAGAAGTTCATTAGATTATTGGAAGAGGATTATTGGTATTTACCATTATACAGCAGGCTGGACAAACTGAAGGCCATTTTACAAAATGAAGTGAAATTGAAAAAGAAAATAATGCTTGAACGTGTTGTTGATCTTTATGATGCCAAAATTGAGAAAGCTCTCTATAGAAATATTGATCCAGTCATTCGTAAGGATTTTGTTACAAAATGCCTCGATAAAAAGGAGGAAAGGATTGGTCAGATCCAAAAGGCGATCCGTACTTCCGTAAAAGGGTATTTTAAGCAATTCAAAAGTAAAGATCTCTTGGATTACTATAAGGAGTTATACGAAGATCCGGAGCGTCTTGCCTCTTACAGCAACGGTAAACTTACTGTTGAAGATGCCAGTGTATTATGTGAGTATAATCATAAATTATTTTCTGTTAAAAGTTATGAGCTGGAGGACTTAGGAGCATTGTTATATCTTCAGGAGCGGCTTTTTGGTGTCGATAAAGAAAACAAAGCAAAAAATGTCGTCATTGATGAGGCACAGGATTACAGCTTCATGCAGTTACAGGCACTAAAGACGGCAGTGGAAACCGATATGTTCACTCTTGTAGGCGATCTTGCACAAGGCATCCATTCATACCGCGGACTTCAAACATGGGAAGAGGTTCACAGTCGTATTTTCCCTCGGGCAACGTATACTGAATTACAAAAAAGCTACAGAACTACTGTTGAAATAATGAAACAAGCTAATGAAATACTTCAGTTGTTAACATATGATTTCCCGGAAGTTGAACCTGTAGTCCGTCATGGTAAAGATCCAGAATTCGTTTCCATTGAAAAGGAAGGTTGGGAAGAAGAACTTATCGAACTTATTGCAAGCCTTAAAGAAGAAGGATTTAAAACGTTTGCCGTTATTGCTAAAACGATGAAAGATTGCAAACTGGCAAACGAGAAACTAAAGGGATTCCATCAAGGCTTTCATTTAATTGATGAAGCTGGAAACATCCCTAAGGATAAAACGTTGATTGTTCCTTCCTATCAAGCCAAAGGTCTCGAATTCGATGTCGTTTTTGCAATATCCCTGGAAGAAGCGTATTGCCATGGAAATGAACTTGATATCAAATTGCTGTACGTAACAATGACAAGGCCATTGCACAGGCTTTATTTTTTAGGTAATGAGAAAAATGCTTTCCTTATCGAGACATGA
- a CDS encoding RDD family protein, with the protein MSDSVGFWKRFLAGLLDGIIVSLPLAIIFGLITGDWENENYSTLFDFLYMLLVPILWYGYTVGKRIMGIRIVRMDGKKLGIGTMLLRYLVAALVYAITLGIGFIVSAFMVGLRKDHRAIHDFIAGTYVTSNRP; encoded by the coding sequence ATGAGTGATTCAGTAGGTTTTTGGAAACGTTTTTTAGCAGGATTATTGGATGGCATAATAGTATCTTTACCATTAGCGATAATTTTCGGGTTGATTACTGGAGATTGGGAAAATGAAAACTATTCAACGCTCTTCGACTTTCTTTACATGCTGCTTGTCCCGATATTATGGTATGGCTATACAGTAGGTAAACGGATTATGGGAATACGCATAGTAAGGATGGACGGCAAAAAATTAGGAATCGGCACAATGCTATTGAGGTATTTAGTTGCTGCTTTGGTTTATGCCATTACATTGGGGATAGGGTTTATTGTTAGTGCATTCATGGTCGGCCTAAGGAAAGACCATAGAGCGATACATGATTTCATAGCTGGTACATACGTGACATCAAATAGACCATGA
- a CDS encoding ABC-F family ATP-binding cassette domain-containing protein — protein sequence MITVNNVGLRYGDRKLFEDVNIKFTPGNCYGLIGANGAGKSTFLKILSGEIEAQSGDVHMGPGERLAVLKQDHFAYEEEEVLKVVIMGHERLYEVMQEKDAIYMKENFTDEDGMKAAELEGEFAELNGWEAEPEASILLKGLGIAEDLHTKKMAELTGGDKVKVLLAQALFGKPDVLLLDEPTNHLDLKAIKWLEEFLINFENTVIVVSHDRYFLNKVCTHIADLDFGKIKIYIGNYDFWYESSQLALKLTQDANKKKEEKIKELQNFIARFSANASKSSQATSRKKLLDKISLDDIEPSSRRYPYVGFTPDREIGNDLLRVDGLSKTIDGVKILDNVSFTMNKGDKIAFVGKDEIAKTTMFKILAGEIEPDSGSFKWGVTTSQAYFPKDNAEFFEGVDLNLVDWLRQYSPNDQSESFLRGFLGRMLFSGDEVTKKASVLSGGEKVRCMLSKMMLSGSNVLMLDEPTNHLDLESITALNNGLISFKGSMIFSSHDHQFIQTIANRIIELTPKGTVDKQMSYDEYLENSELQKQVAEMYK from the coding sequence ATGATTACAGTAAATAATGTTGGTTTACGCTATGGCGATCGTAAACTGTTTGAAGATGTTAACATAAAGTTCACGCCTGGTAACTGCTATGGCCTGATTGGGGCGAATGGTGCGGGTAAATCCACTTTCTTAAAAATCCTTTCAGGTGAAATTGAAGCGCAATCCGGCGATGTCCATATGGGCCCTGGCGAACGCCTTGCCGTTCTAAAACAAGATCACTTCGCTTATGAAGAGGAAGAAGTCCTTAAAGTTGTCATTATGGGACATGAAAGATTATATGAAGTCATGCAAGAAAAAGATGCCATCTATATGAAGGAAAACTTCACGGATGAAGACGGAATGAAAGCGGCCGAACTTGAAGGTGAATTTGCCGAATTAAACGGATGGGAAGCCGAACCTGAAGCTTCAATCCTCTTAAAAGGCCTTGGCATTGCAGAAGACCTGCATACAAAGAAAATGGCTGAGTTGACTGGTGGCGACAAAGTTAAAGTATTGCTTGCCCAGGCACTATTCGGTAAACCGGATGTTTTATTACTGGATGAGCCTACCAACCACTTGGACTTAAAAGCGATCAAATGGCTGGAAGAGTTCTTGATCAACTTTGAAAACACTGTTATCGTAGTTTCCCATGACCGTTACTTCCTTAATAAAGTTTGTACACATATCGCGGATCTTGATTTCGGTAAAATCAAAATTTATATCGGGAACTATGACTTCTGGTATGAATCAAGCCAGCTTGCCCTTAAATTGACTCAAGATGCCAATAAGAAAAAGGAAGAAAAAATCAAAGAGCTACAAAATTTCATCGCGCGCTTCAGTGCCAATGCATCGAAATCGAGCCAGGCGACATCCCGTAAGAAATTATTGGATAAAATCAGCTTGGATGACATCGAGCCTTCTTCGCGCCGCTATCCATATGTCGGCTTTACACCTGATCGTGAAATCGGGAACGACCTGCTTCGTGTAGACGGACTCTCGAAAACGATCGATGGTGTAAAAATATTGGATAACGTCAGCTTCACGATGAATAAAGGCGACAAGATTGCATTTGTCGGTAAAGATGAGATTGCTAAAACAACAATGTTCAAAATCTTGGCAGGTGAAATTGAACCGGATAGCGGCTCATTCAAATGGGGCGTTACGACATCCCAGGCATACTTCCCTAAGGATAATGCTGAATTCTTTGAAGGTGTCGATTTAAATCTTGTCGATTGGCTCCGTCAGTATTCTCCTAATGACCAGAGCGAAAGCTTCCTGCGCGGTTTCTTAGGCAGAATGCTATTTTCTGGCGATGAAGTAACGAAAAAGGCAAGCGTACTTTCAGGGGGCGAAAAAGTCCGCTGTATGCTTTCCAAAATGATGTTAAGCGGATCGAACGTCCTAATGCTTGATGAACCTACCAACCATCTGGACTTAGAGTCGATTACGGCATTGAACAACGGTTTAATCAGCTTTAAAGGATCTATGATCTTCTCTTCTCATGACCATCAGTTCATCCAAACTATAGCGAACCGGATCATTGAACTTACACCAAAAGGTACAGTCGATAAGCAAATGAGTTATGATGAATACCTTGAAAATAGCGAATTGCAAAAGCAAGTAGCTGAAATGTACAAATAA
- a CDS encoding FMN-binding glutamate synthase family protein — protein sequence MSKLKKYLPTVLKGSAVLGTAVAAAYFYRKDDTQKQHSILRNFPLIGRIRYMTEQIGPELRQYLFENNNEGTPFSRKEFEDVVKAGKYKERLIGFGSERDFNEAGYYIRNSMFPKLREELRIDNSQKINTKVYEVVDEGLLTRKEKREDRQIEPYYLRDEDAVIIGGDTCQNPFKLKGLIGQSAMSYGALGENAITALSGGLGLAGGTWMNTGEGGLSKYHLSGNPDIIMQIGPGLFGVRTPGGEFSWEEFKKKSEIEQVKAFEIKLAQGAKIRGGHIEGQKVTEEIAQIRLVEPGRTINSPNRFYEFKNFNELFEFVERMRDIGGKPIGIKIVVGDLDALEEMTKTMRDTSKGPDFITVDGGEGGTGATYQELADAVGLPIMSALPLVDEMLKKYDVRNRVKLIASGKLTSPDKVAVALAMGADLVNIARGFMISVGCIMAEICHTNHCPAGVATTDSKLQEGLVIEEKQYRVANYVISLREGLFNLAAAAGIDTPTKFERKHIVHKDEWGRVSPVRDITLTPEKVEKLRNKEKVEK from the coding sequence ATGTCCAAGTTGAAAAAATACCTTCCTACAGTTTTAAAAGGATCTGCCGTTTTAGGGACAGCTGTGGCCGCAGCGTACTTTTACCGTAAGGATGATACACAAAAACAACACTCAATCCTGAGGAATTTCCCCCTAATCGGTAGAATTAGATACATGACAGAGCAAATAGGACCTGAACTTAGGCAGTATTTATTTGAAAATAATAATGAAGGCACCCCTTTCTCAAGAAAGGAATTCGAGGATGTTGTAAAAGCAGGTAAATATAAGGAGCGTCTAATCGGATTTGGATCGGAACGTGACTTCAATGAAGCTGGATACTATATTCGTAATAGCATGTTTCCCAAACTCCGGGAAGAATTGAGAATAGATAATAGCCAAAAAATCAATACAAAGGTATATGAAGTAGTTGATGAAGGACTATTGACCCGAAAGGAGAAGCGGGAAGATAGACAAATAGAACCGTACTATTTACGAGACGAGGATGCTGTCATAATCGGAGGGGATACATGCCAGAATCCATTTAAATTAAAGGGGCTCATAGGACAGTCTGCAATGAGCTACGGTGCACTCGGAGAGAATGCCATCACTGCACTGTCGGGAGGATTAGGCCTTGCAGGAGGAACATGGATGAATACCGGTGAAGGCGGTCTTTCCAAATACCATCTCTCCGGAAATCCCGACATCATCATGCAGATCGGCCCGGGACTGTTTGGAGTAAGGACACCAGGTGGGGAGTTCTCCTGGGAAGAATTCAAGAAGAAAAGTGAAATCGAGCAAGTAAAGGCATTTGAAATTAAGCTGGCACAAGGTGCCAAAATCAGAGGTGGGCATATTGAAGGACAAAAAGTGACTGAAGAAATTGCCCAAATCCGCCTGGTAGAGCCTGGCCGAACGATCAACAGCCCTAACCGGTTCTATGAATTCAAGAATTTTAATGAATTGTTCGAATTTGTGGAAAGAATGAGGGATATAGGCGGAAAGCCAATCGGTATCAAAATTGTTGTGGGGGATCTTGATGCACTTGAGGAAATGACGAAAACCATGAGAGATACAAGTAAAGGGCCGGATTTTATCACCGTGGATGGTGGAGAAGGTGGAACTGGGGCAACCTATCAGGAGCTTGCTGATGCAGTCGGACTTCCAATTATGTCAGCTTTGCCACTTGTAGACGAGATGTTAAAAAAATATGATGTACGTAACAGGGTCAAGCTGATTGCATCCGGCAAGCTGACTTCTCCAGATAAAGTGGCAGTCGCTTTAGCGATGGGGGCAGATTTGGTCAATATTGCCCGTGGTTTTATGATAAGCGTTGGCTGTATCATGGCTGAAATCTGTCATACAAACCACTGCCCCGCCGGCGTAGCCACGACTGATTCAAAGTTGCAGGAAGGGCTGGTTATTGAGGAAAAACAATACCGGGTCGCCAATTACGTGATTTCACTCCGCGAGGGGCTGTTTAACCTTGCAGCTGCCGCAGGTATAGATACTCCGACCAAATTTGAACGAAAACACATCGTTCACAAGGATGAATGGGGAAGAGTTTCACCTGTCCGGGACATCACCCTCACTCCCGAAAAAGTGGAGAAGTTAAGAAATAAGGAAAAAGTGGAGAAATAA
- a CDS encoding NAD(P)H-binding protein, producing the protein MRVLVIGTEDMTGEHVVKQLADRHHNPVALVGAENKVEEMVKLGASAVVSLERRKFSSAFSDCEAVIYLSSASPRTGEGKPILVDHQSVIDSVEAAKKHGVKRFVLMSAMRANEMGDASAIRFNSEELLRQENFTYTVIRTSMPVDKPGIGKVEAGLSIEHDKDEIPKEDIASVLVEALDTKEVFNKTINVTSGEILIHEALQRL; encoded by the coding sequence ATGAGAGTACTTGTAATAGGAACAGAGGATATGACGGGAGAGCACGTTGTAAAACAGCTGGCAGACAGGCACCATAACCCGGTAGCACTAGTGGGTGCTGAAAATAAAGTTGAAGAAATGGTTAAACTTGGAGCATCAGCAGTGGTCTCTTTGGAGAGAAGGAAATTTTCGAGTGCTTTTTCGGACTGTGAAGCAGTAATCTACTTGAGTAGCGCCAGCCCTCGGACTGGGGAGGGCAAACCAATACTGGTTGACCATCAGTCAGTAATAGACTCAGTTGAGGCTGCCAAGAAACATGGGGTGAAGCGCTTTGTTCTCATGAGCGCCATGCGAGCAAATGAAATGGGAGATGCTAGTGCAATCCGTTTCAACTCAGAGGAGCTATTAAGACAGGAAAATTTTACATATACGGTTATACGGACAAGCATGCCTGTGGACAAGCCAGGAATAGGTAAGGTAGAAGCTGGACTATCAATTGAGCATGACAAAGACGAGATCCCAAAAGAGGATATTGCTTCCGTATTGGTCGAAGCGCTGGATACTAAAGAAGTATTTAATAAAACGATCAATGTAACTTCTGGAGAAATTCTGATTCATGAAGCACTCCAAAGATTATAG
- a CDS encoding YolD-like family protein — protein MILKSLKKKGITTIIYYKEGVLKTCKGQLHKLNLHEQTLSLKDENQKIFSIRLSRIMEIY, from the coding sequence ATGATCTTGAAATCGTTGAAAAAAAAGGGCATAACGACCATCATTTATTATAAAGAAGGAGTATTAAAAACATGTAAGGGTCAATTGCATAAACTCAACCTTCATGAACAAACCCTTTCCTTAAAGGATGAAAATCAAAAGATTTTCTCTATTCGTTTATCTCGAATTATGGAAATATATTAA
- a CDS encoding M28 family peptidase produces MYKKSLTALLAASMVLSTGTVFAQINGATNAQSDTAFDNKVIKKISADNMYNTIAYLSEQPRAAGTEGELRAVKYIESQFKSLGFETKIQPFPIYDTVQNVKVKIGDSDIGGTPRALSGSISGKVTAELVNVGKAKPEEVGENVSGKIALVERGDITFVEKVQNVLNKGAVGVLMYNNSPSGNNFGQVSAGQNIPAVAITQAQGLELVEQLKTKQITSTLEVGKAERIEKTSYNVIASLKPKANKDNGQIVTVGAHHDSVPGGPGANDDASGVSAVLELARILAKTPIDTEVRFLTFGSEERGLVGSSFYADSLPKEDVDRMVAHFQMDMIGGRDAGEDNPAGGLIMYTIDGMKNLVTDLGSSAGARTMDVAIPYGQLGRSDHQPFHELGIPSALFIHSPVEPWYHQPTDTLDKISKEKLQQAAEIVGASVYQIARPETPALTNARVAPGTVDYDFDDRPVD; encoded by the coding sequence ATGTATAAAAAATCACTAACAGCACTATTAGCTGCGAGTATGGTTCTATCAACTGGTACAGTATTTGCACAAATAAACGGGGCAACAAATGCCCAGTCTGACACAGCTTTTGATAACAAAGTTATCAAAAAAATTAGTGCGGACAATATGTATAATACGATTGCCTATCTATCAGAGCAACCGAGGGCTGCTGGTACAGAAGGGGAGCTCCGTGCAGTCAAATACATAGAAAGTCAGTTTAAGAGTCTTGGCTTTGAAACAAAGATTCAGCCTTTTCCCATCTATGATACGGTGCAAAATGTAAAAGTGAAAATTGGTGACAGTGATATAGGAGGAACACCGCGTGCCCTTAGCGGCAGTATCAGCGGAAAGGTAACGGCCGAACTTGTTAATGTTGGAAAAGCAAAGCCAGAGGAAGTTGGAGAAAATGTATCTGGGAAAATTGCACTAGTTGAACGTGGAGACATTACCTTTGTTGAAAAGGTTCAGAATGTCCTAAATAAAGGAGCGGTTGGCGTTTTAATGTACAACAACTCACCATCAGGAAATAATTTCGGACAAGTATCAGCGGGGCAAAATATACCTGCTGTAGCCATTACCCAAGCCCAAGGATTAGAGTTGGTCGAACAGCTTAAAACTAAACAAATCACGTCCACTCTGGAAGTGGGAAAAGCTGAAAGGATCGAAAAGACATCCTACAATGTCATCGCTTCCCTAAAACCAAAAGCCAATAAGGATAATGGTCAAATCGTGACTGTTGGAGCCCACCATGATTCTGTCCCGGGCGGCCCTGGTGCAAACGATGATGCTTCGGGTGTATCAGCTGTGCTGGAACTGGCAAGGATCCTGGCCAAAACGCCAATTGACACTGAAGTTCGCTTCCTCACGTTCGGATCTGAGGAAAGAGGGCTAGTTGGATCATCCTTCTATGCAGATTCCCTTCCCAAAGAGGATGTAGACCGCATGGTGGCTCACTTCCAAATGGATATGATAGGCGGACGTGATGCTGGCGAGGATAATCCTGCAGGTGGTTTGATTATGTATACCATTGATGGAATGAAAAACCTTGTGACGGACCTGGGTTCCTCAGCAGGGGCCAGAACGATGGATGTTGCGATTCCTTATGGACAGCTGGGCAGGAGTGACCACCAACCATTCCATGAGCTTGGCATTCCATCCGCCTTGTTTATCCATTCCCCTGTAGAGCCTTGGTATCACCAGCCTACAGATACACTGGATAAGATATCGAAAGAAAAATTGCAGCAAGCAGCTGAAATTGTCGGTGCCAGTGTGTATCAAATTGCCCGTCCGGAAACTCCGGCATTAACAAATGCACGTGTAGCTCCTGGCACGGTAGACTATGATTTTGATGATCGTCCGGTAGATTAA
- a CDS encoding dicarboxylate/amino acid:cation symporter, with protein MNKKGLIWQIVAGMVLGLLLGFLSKQYGQAVKPLGEIFINMIKIVIIPLVFSVIVSSIAGMGNLKRMGKIGFKTIIYFEILTTIALVVGLVATNLAQPGVGIDSSQLEKADIQQYTQTAEDTKPIDVLIGIFSPNLFKSLAEGKILPVIFFAVMFGIALASTGDKGKIVLQFFQGVSETMFNFVHLVMKFAPFGVFAIMANTVATFGFKSLIPLGKLLIVNHITIIVFIVIIFGSLAWFLKVNLWTLIRNLKEELIIGYVTDSTETVMPQLMDKMNRFGCDRSVVSFVIPTGYTFNLDGSALYQAMVVPFIAQLYGIDLTLMEQFTILLVLMLTSKGIAAVPGASFAVLSATLVAVGLPVEGLALVLAVDRLMDMARGIVNIIGNALATIAISKWEGCFDHRKAVLFKNFPVIVEKGTGTSVD; from the coding sequence ATGAATAAAAAAGGTTTAATATGGCAAATTGTCGCAGGTATGGTGTTGGGGCTTTTATTGGGATTTTTGTCTAAGCAATATGGTCAAGCCGTAAAGCCTCTTGGTGAGATTTTTATTAACATGATTAAAATTGTTATTATCCCTCTTGTATTTTCAGTTATTGTTTCAAGTATTGCCGGCATGGGGAACTTGAAACGGATGGGCAAAATAGGATTCAAAACAATCATTTATTTTGAGATTTTAACGACGATAGCCCTAGTTGTAGGATTAGTTGCCACTAATTTGGCTCAACCTGGTGTAGGTATCGATAGTAGCCAATTGGAAAAGGCCGATATTCAGCAATATACGCAAACAGCAGAAGACACCAAACCTATTGACGTTTTAATCGGTATTTTTTCACCTAATCTTTTTAAATCATTAGCAGAAGGAAAAATACTTCCTGTTATATTCTTTGCTGTGATGTTCGGTATCGCGCTGGCTTCCACAGGAGACAAAGGAAAAATTGTGCTGCAATTTTTCCAAGGGGTTTCGGAAACGATGTTTAATTTCGTCCACCTTGTAATGAAATTTGCTCCGTTCGGTGTTTTTGCCATAATGGCTAATACCGTTGCAACCTTTGGATTTAAATCTCTCATTCCGTTGGGCAAATTACTAATCGTTAACCACATTACGATTATAGTATTTATTGTAATTATATTTGGTTCCCTCGCATGGTTTTTAAAAGTAAATTTGTGGACACTGATTCGCAACCTAAAAGAGGAATTAATTATTGGTTACGTTACTGACAGTACGGAAACTGTAATGCCGCAGCTTATGGATAAAATGAATCGATTTGGATGTGATCGCTCTGTAGTATCTTTTGTCATTCCTACTGGATACACATTTAATTTAGACGGTTCAGCTTTGTATCAGGCAATGGTTGTTCCGTTTATCGCACAGTTATATGGTATTGATTTAACACTTATGGAGCAGTTTACGATACTTCTAGTATTGATGCTAACATCAAAGGGGATTGCAGCTGTACCTGGGGCATCATTTGCTGTTTTATCCGCAACGCTTGTCGCTGTTGGATTGCCGGTCGAAGGTCTAGCTCTGGTTCTTGCAGTCGATAGGCTTATGGATATGGCACGCGGAATCGTCAATATTATTGGGAATGCATTAGCAACTATCGCCATATCCAAATGGGAAGGATGTTTTGATCATAGAAAAGCCGTATTGTTCAAAAATTTTCCGGTCATAGTTGAAAAAGGAACTGGAACTTCAGTTGATTAA